The genomic interval CCAACAAAAAATTATGGAGAAGGAAAAGGTATGGCTGCTGATTTAAAATTTGTCGAACTATGTGCAAGACAAATTGCTAGAATAGCAAAAAATGATAAAATTATTGTGGAGAAATCGACTCTTCCAGTTAGAACAGCCGAAACTTTACAAACTATTTTAGATCATACAGGAAACGGAGTTAAATTTGAAGTACTTTCTAATCCTGAATTTTTGGCAGAAGGAACAGCTATTGAAGATTTATTGAACGCTGATCGAGTTTTAATAGGTGGAAATCAAACTGAAAGCGGTAAAAAAGCAATTCAGGCTTTAGTTGATGTTTATTCGCATTGGCTGTCTCCTAAACAGATCTTAACTACAAACGTTTGGTCTTCAGAATTATCTAAATTAACTGCGAATGCATTTTTGGCGCAAAGAATTTCTTCGATTAATGCCTTATCTGCTTTATGTGAAGTAACAGAAGCAGATGTTGATGAGGTAGCCGCTGCAATTGGAACTGATAGTCGTATTGGACCTAAATTTCTTAAAGCATCAGTAGGTTTTGGAGGTTCTTGTTTTCAAAAAGATATTTTAAACTTAGTGTATTTGTGCCGATACTTTAATTTACCAGAAGTAGCAAATTATTGGGAACAGATTACCATTTTAAATGATTATCAGAAATACCGTTTTGCAAAAAAAATTATTACTTCTCTTTTTAATACTGTAAGCGGTAAAAAAATAACTTTTTTAGGATGGGCATTTAAAAAAGACACTAATGATACTCGTGAATCTGCAGCAATTTATGTAGCAGAGCATTTAATTGAAGACGGTGCCGAAATTCATGTTTATGATCCTAAAGTTTCTGAAGAAAAAGTTAAAGCAGATATGAGCTATCTGTGGGAACTAAAAGGATTTACAGAGCAAAAAATTGAAGCGAAATTAAAACAGATTTTTATTTATAAATCTTACGAAGAAGCGCTTAATGAATCTCATGCAGTTGCGGTTTTGACTGAATGGGACGAATTTAAAACATACGATTGGAATTCGATTTACGTCAACATGTATAAACCAGCTTTTGTATTTGACGGACGTAATATTCTGGATTCAGAAAAATTAAGAGCCATAGGTTTTCAAATAAAAGGAATAGGGAAAGGTTAAAGTAGCCTATTTTTTTGAAGTTTTTTAAACGATTATAATCCATTTTCTTGAAAAATATTTTGCTAAAATTCAAACAACATCCCAAATATGAAATCTTCATTAACTGGGGAAAGCTAATCTCTATTACTGGAGGAGCACAAATCTTAATACAAGCTATAGGATTAATTTCGGGTATTTTAATTATTCGATTGTTGCCAGTTCAAGAGTATGCTTTTTACACCTTAGCCAATACTATGTTGGGAACCATGACCGTGCTTGCAGATAGTGGTATTGCAACTGGCGTAATGTCAAAAGGAGGGAAAGCATGGCATAATAAAGAAAAAATGGGTGTTGTTTTAGCAACAGGACTAGATCTTAGAAAAAGATTTGCAGTAGCAAGTTTTGTAGTTTCTATT from Flavobacterium sp. YJ01 carries:
- a CDS encoding UDP-glucose 6-dehydrogenase, which produces MKIKNICCLGAGYVGGPTMSVIALKCPEIKVTVVDLNENRIAAWNEEDLDKLPVYEPGLAEVVKEARGRNLFFSTDVDSAIEAADMIFIAVNTPTKNYGEGKGMAADLKFVELCARQIARIAKNDKIIVEKSTLPVRTAETLQTILDHTGNGVKFEVLSNPEFLAEGTAIEDLLNADRVLIGGNQTESGKKAIQALVDVYSHWLSPKQILTTNVWSSELSKLTANAFLAQRISSINALSALCEVTEADVDEVAAAIGTDSRIGPKFLKASVGFGGSCFQKDILNLVYLCRYFNLPEVANYWEQITILNDYQKYRFAKKIITSLFNTVSGKKITFLGWAFKKDTNDTRESAAIYVAEHLIEDGAEIHVYDPKVSEEKVKADMSYLWELKGFTEQKIEAKLKQIFIYKSYEEALNESHAVAVLTEWDEFKTYDWNSIYVNMYKPAFVFDGRNILDSEKLRAIGFQIKGIGKG